The Bacteroides fragilis NCTC 9343 genome includes the window GTATTTGATTGTTTTTTGTTGTTTTTGAGACATGATTATTTCTCGTCATTCTTCCGAATTTCCACTCGTCGGATTTTACCGCTAATGGTCTTAGGCAATTCGTCGACAAATTCGATGACGCGTGGATATTTATAAGGAGCTGTGACTTTCTTCACATGATTCTGGAGCTCTTTTACCAGGTCTTCCCCTTTGCGTTCACGATACTCTTTGGCCAGAACGATGGTAGCTTTCACTACCTGTCCGCGTATTTCGTCGGGAACGCCGGTTATGGCACATTCTACTACGGCGGGATGTGTCATCAATGCACTTTCCACTTCGAACGGACCGATACGGTAACCGGAACTTTTGATTACGTCATCGGCGCGTCCCACGAACCATAGATAACCGTCTTCATCTTTCCAGGCTACGTCGCCAGTGTAGTATATTCCGTCGTGCCATGCTTCGTGTGTACGCGAGGCGTCCCGATAGTATTCTTTGAACAGTCCCAGTGGCTTTCCTTTGTCAGTCCGGATTACGATCTGTCCTTGCTCTCCGGCTTCTACCGACCGTCCTTCGTAATCGATCAGATCAACATTGTATTGTGGATTGGGCACCCCCATACTTCCCGGTTTGGGTTCCATCCATGGGAAAGTGGCTACTGTCAGTGTAGTCTCGGTCTGTCCGAAGCCTTCCATCAGTTTGATGCCTGTTAACTTTTTGAATGTGTCGAAAACAGCCGGATTCAAGGCCTCACCTGCAATGGTGCAATATTCCAATGACGAAAGGTCATATTTCGTCAGGTCTTCGTGGATGAGGAAACGGAAAATGGTGGGAGGGGCACAGAGTGAAGTGACATGGTAATTTTGTATCTTTTCCAATATATCGGCAGGAGTGAACTTTTCATGATCATATACGAATACATTTGCTCCGGCAATCCATTGTCCGTAGAGCTTTCCCCACACTGCTTTTCCCCAGCCGGTGTCGGCAATGGTGAGATGGAGGCTGTTTTCTTTCAGATTGTGCCAGAAACTACCGGTTACGATATGCCCCAATGGATAAGTGAAGTCGTGTGCAACCATCTTAGGCTCTCCGGTTGTTCCGCTGGTGAAGTACATCAGTGAAATGTCATCGTTGGTGTTCGGATGTTCCGGCTTTACGAAAGGCGCCGCATGCTCGATGCCCTGATGGAAGTCATCAAATCCTTCGGGTATTTCGGGCCCTACGCTAACTAAATGCTTTACAGTAGGAGAGTCCGGCATAGCATCTATTATGTGTTTGGTGACCACTTCTTCTCCGGCAGCCACAATCATTTTTATGTCGGCTGCATTGCAACGGTATACAATGTCTTTCTTGGTTAGCAGGTGTGTAGCCGGAATAACGACTGCCCCTAGTTTGTGCAGGGCAATGATGCTGAACCAGAATTCATAGCGTCGTTTCAATATCAGCATGACCATATCACCATGTCCGATACCCAGGCTCTGAAAATAAGAGGCTGTCCGGTCAGTATATTGTTTCATATCCGCAAAAGAGAACTGGTGGTGTTCACCTTTGTCATTAGTCCATAATAAGGCCGGTTTGTCTGGTTGTTCGGCAGCCCAGGCATCCACTATGTCATATCCGAAGTTGAAGTTGTCCGGAACGTGTATCTTTAAGTTTTTCACAAAGTCTTCCTGTGAACTGAAGGAAGTTTGAGATAAAAATCTATCTATCATCTTGTTTATTTAAATAATTACATGATTACTGCCAGGAAACGTACTGTTTTCCCGTCGAGTGCTTTCATTCCATGAGGTAGTTTTGAATTGAAGTACAGGCTGTCCCCTTCGTTTAATATCAAGTCTTTTCCATCTATACTGATCATCATGCGGCCTTCAAGTACCAGGTTGAATTCCTGTCCGCTATGACTGTTATAGTGTATCGGCTCGATGTCGGGTTTGGGTTCGACAGTTACAATGAACGGGTCGGCATTCCGGTTCATAAAACCTGCTGCCAGTGACTGGTATTTATAAGCCTTTGTGCGCTCAATACTGGTTCCTTTTCCTGCACGGGTCAGGAAGTAACTACTCATCTTGGGCTCTTCGCCAAACATCAGAGCGTCGAGAGCGATTCCGTATTTACGTGCGATTTTTTGCAGCATACTCACTGAAATGTCGTAATCTCCCGTTTCTGCGAGGCGATATTCTTCCGCTGAAATCTCGCAATCACGGGCGATGTCTTCGGCCGTCAGTTCGAGTACGTCACGTAATCCGCGCAGACGTTCTGCTATTTGTTTAATTTGGTCGTCCATATCAATTTTAGTGTTTAGTGATTATTTGTTTTATATTTTGTGATTACAGTGTCCGGCCACTATCTTGATGCTTTCATTGCTTTAATGATGGCAGAGGTGAATCCATTATGTTCCAGTTCGTTGATGCCTTTAATGGTAAT containing:
- a CDS encoding helix-turn-helix domain-containing protein, whose product is MDDQIKQIAERLRGLRDVLELTAEDIARDCEISAEEYRLAETGDYDISVSMLQKIARKYGIALDALMFGEEPKMSSYFLTRAGKGTSIERTKAYKYQSLAAGFMNRNADPFIVTVEPKPDIEPIHYNSHSGQEFNLVLEGRMMISIDGKDLILNEGDSLYFNSKLPHGMKALDGKTVRFLAVIM
- a CDS encoding AMP-binding protein, which gives rise to MIDRFLSQTSFSSQEDFVKNLKIHVPDNFNFGYDIVDAWAAEQPDKPALLWTNDKGEHHQFSFADMKQYTDRTASYFQSLGIGHGDMVMLILKRRYEFWFSIIALHKLGAVVIPATHLLTKKDIVYRCNAADIKMIVAAGEEVVTKHIIDAMPDSPTVKHLVSVGPEIPEGFDDFHQGIEHAAPFVKPEHPNTNDDISLMYFTSGTTGEPKMVAHDFTYPLGHIVTGSFWHNLKENSLHLTIADTGWGKAVWGKLYGQWIAGANVFVYDHEKFTPADILEKIQNYHVTSLCAPPTIFRFLIHEDLTKYDLSSLEYCTIAGEALNPAVFDTFKKLTGIKLMEGFGQTETTLTVATFPWMEPKPGSMGVPNPQYNVDLIDYEGRSVEAGEQGQIVIRTDKGKPLGLFKEYYRDASRTHEAWHDGIYYTGDVAWKDEDGYLWFVGRADDVIKSSGYRIGPFEVESALMTHPAVVECAITGVPDEIRGQVVKATIVLAKEYRERKGEDLVKELQNHVKKVTAPYKYPRVIEFVDELPKTISGKIRRVEIRKNDEK